A genomic window from Thermodesulfitimonas autotrophica includes:
- a CDS encoding metal-dependent transcriptional regulator: protein MKKEGGFSPALEDYLEAILELADTNKVVRVTDIAARLGIAKPSVAQALGHLKRLGLVTQERYGPVWLTEEGRAQAAEVRRRHRALFYFLTAVLGVPASVAERDACRMEHVISSQTMDRLLAFLVSNRWVPEGEMPAASAPEAAGDNGPKEE from the coding sequence GTGAAAAAAGAGGGCGGCTTTTCCCCTGCTCTCGAGGATTATCTCGAAGCGATTCTCGAGCTTGCGGACACTAACAAGGTGGTTAGGGTTACCGACATCGCTGCACGGCTCGGAATCGCGAAACCCAGTGTCGCTCAGGCGCTGGGTCATTTGAAGCGTCTGGGGCTCGTGACTCAAGAGAGATACGGGCCGGTCTGGCTTACCGAGGAAGGGAGGGCGCAGGCGGCGGAAGTGCGCCGCCGCCACCGGGCCCTCTTTTATTTTCTGACTGCGGTTTTGGGAGTGCCGGCATCCGTCGCGGAGCGGGATGCATGCCGAATGGAGCACGTGATAAGTTCCCAGACCATGGACCGCCTGCTTGCTTTTCTCGTTTCGAACCGGTGGGTTCCCGAAGGGGAGATGCCGGCAGCTTCTGCCCCGGAGGCGGCGGGAGATAACGGGCCGAAAGAGGAGTAG
- a CDS encoding S-layer homology domain-containing protein: MEIFSGPRRQDSSGVIGEWDQTLDTLAGKFYYNLLRQGVNFFVTGGSDNHNGPGTIGGILGPNLGSSYTYLLFKDKKPAYNQDDILNALKKGHTVATLGGPFVALTVEPVGGQEITVWEADEPHDTKHAGEPPAFPGDTVKAKPGQELKITVWWEKAPAGSSIRVCSLGKGARKFQTVFYADLLHQSGEKSFIWKTDPAGAFLIARMEKSGSIAYTSPVFIDPPGVKRPAVDVALVIDCSGSMSWNDPQGLRKEAAKQFIDLMQEGEKVAVVGFNHEAYLFAALREIKGPADRESLKQAVDQVFAWGGTDIQEGLVVGAGELESDSLPEVRKAIILLTDGVGYYDDLHRQLQDQGIRVYTIGLGSDTDPVLLQRIAQETGGRYFEAPDAQALTAIYQELSAAVAGGEAQERESEQFTAAGETRTRALTVAPGTLQATFGITWAGSDFDLTLTRPDGRALTPDSPDPDYSFVKGPTYAYYTVDNPAPGAWTCTITAKEIPPGGEAVNLSLTALVQTPPEISISGPASGSLLKELFTVSATAYDPDGISEFYWFLDGYELASVPADNNPSVLTAAYTLDPHTLPDGVHTITAWAADANFTPAGADLSFIVDNTPPAAAAGPDREASAGEEIIFDATGSRDAALYLWDFGDGQTAGSDYPYAAHTYTQPGGYTVTLTVYDDAGNRAAATCRVTVRPVLSGGGGGYTVPRVERTVPPDGATGVPVDTVITITFSEAVRAGSGWERINLKNAAGESMALTKELEGKTLYLKPVAKLTSGTPYTLFLPADAIKDLEGINLTRDYSFRFTTAALRPAPVPFPDILPGYWAAQEIGVLAARGVIAGYPDGSFKPEKPLTRAELAALLAKFLGLKAAAHGDAFSDVPPDAWYAGAVAAVHQKGLMVGAGGRFRPDDTLTREELAAVALRAAGISTQDLTPAFADAQRIAPWARQAVATAAAAGLMSGVGENRFAPKAPVTRAQAAAILYRLAARLGLYTETVAVTGKLTWSAVEKPHWELVTDKETYVLLPDPADRLTAGLLKANEGKILTVTGYLETGPNIYLRGPVLRVAAVKPAA; this comes from the coding sequence ATGGAGATCTTCTCGGGGCCTCGGCGGCAGGATTCTTCAGGAGTAATCGGGGAGTGGGACCAGACGCTCGACACCTTGGCAGGGAAGTTCTACTATAATCTTCTCCGGCAGGGTGTTAACTTTTTCGTTACCGGCGGCAGCGACAACCATAACGGTCCGGGGACAATAGGAGGGATTCTTGGGCCTAACCTTGGCTCCTCCTACACCTACCTCCTTTTCAAGGATAAGAAACCCGCATATAACCAAGACGACATCCTCAACGCTCTTAAGAAAGGCCATACGGTGGCCACTTTGGGCGGGCCCTTTGTGGCGCTTACGGTAGAGCCTGTCGGAGGGCAGGAAATCACCGTTTGGGAAGCCGATGAGCCGCACGATACCAAACACGCGGGGGAGCCGCCGGCGTTTCCGGGTGATACCGTCAAGGCGAAGCCCGGGCAGGAACTGAAGATTACCGTCTGGTGGGAGAAGGCGCCGGCAGGCAGCAGCATTCGGGTTTGTTCTCTCGGCAAAGGCGCCCGGAAATTTCAAACCGTATTTTACGCCGACCTGCTGCACCAGTCCGGCGAAAAATCCTTCATTTGGAAGACCGACCCGGCCGGGGCCTTTTTAATCGCCCGTATGGAAAAGTCGGGGAGCATCGCCTACACCTCCCCCGTCTTCATCGACCCGCCGGGGGTGAAGCGGCCGGCCGTGGACGTGGCTTTAGTCATCGACTGCAGCGGCAGCATGTCCTGGAACGACCCGCAGGGCCTGCGCAAAGAAGCCGCCAAGCAGTTCATCGACCTCATGCAGGAAGGCGAGAAGGTAGCGGTAGTCGGCTTCAACCACGAGGCTTACCTCTTCGCCGCCCTGCGGGAGATCAAAGGTCCGGCGGACCGGGAGAGCTTAAAGCAGGCGGTGGACCAGGTATTTGCCTGGGGCGGCACCGATATCCAGGAGGGGCTCGTGGTCGGTGCCGGAGAACTGGAGAGCGATTCACTTCCCGAGGTGCGCAAGGCGATCATCCTTCTCACCGATGGTGTTGGTTACTACGACGACCTCCACCGGCAGCTCCAAGACCAGGGCATCCGGGTCTACACCATCGGTCTGGGCAGCGACACCGACCCGGTGCTTCTGCAGCGCATCGCCCAGGAGACCGGCGGGCGTTACTTTGAAGCCCCGGACGCCCAGGCGCTCACCGCCATCTACCAGGAGCTGAGCGCCGCCGTCGCCGGCGGGGAGGCCCAGGAGCGGGAGAGCGAGCAATTCACCGCCGCAGGCGAAACCCGGACCCGCGCCCTCACCGTCGCGCCCGGCACCTTACAGGCCACCTTCGGCATCACCTGGGCCGGCAGCGACTTTGACCTCACCCTCACCCGGCCCGACGGCCGCGCCCTCACTCCTGACAGCCCCGATCCCGACTACAGCTTCGTCAAAGGCCCCACCTACGCCTACTACACAGTCGACAACCCCGCGCCCGGCGCGTGGACCTGCACCATCACCGCTAAAGAAATCCCGCCCGGTGGCGAGGCCGTAAACTTAAGCCTCACCGCCCTTGTCCAGACCCCGCCGGAAATCAGCATCAGCGGCCCAGCTTCCGGCAGCCTACTCAAAGAGCTCTTCACCGTCAGCGCTACCGCCTACGACCCCGACGGCATCAGCGAATTTTACTGGTTCCTTGACGGTTACGAACTGGCGAGCGTCCCGGCGGACAACAACCCGAGTGTTCTCACCGCCGCCTACACCTTAGACCCACACACCCTGCCCGACGGCGTGCACACCATCACCGCCTGGGCGGCCGACGCCAACTTCACCCCTGCCGGCGCCGACCTCAGCTTCATTGTCGACAACACCCCGCCGGCAGCCGCGGCCGGACCCGACAGGGAGGCCAGCGCCGGTGAAGAGATCATCTTTGACGCCACCGGCTCCCGCGACGCCGCCCTGTACCTTTGGGACTTCGGCGACGGGCAGACCGCCGGCAGCGATTACCCCTACGCCGCCCATACCTACACGCAGCCCGGCGGCTACACCGTCACCCTCACCGTTTACGACGATGCCGGCAACCGGGCCGCCGCCACCTGCCGGGTAACCGTGCGGCCGGTTTTGAGTGGCGGGGGCGGTGGGTACACCGTGCCGCGGGTGGAGCGGACCGTGCCGCCGGACGGGGCCACCGGCGTTCCTGTAGACACAGTGATTACCATCACCTTCAGCGAGGCGGTGCGGGCCGGCAGCGGCTGGGAGCGCATTAACCTGAAAAACGCCGCTGGCGAAAGCATGGCCCTCACCAAGGAGCTTGAGGGCAAAACCCTTTACCTCAAACCCGTAGCCAAACTCACTTCCGGCACCCCCTACACCTTATTCCTCCCGGCCGACGCCATAAAAGATCTAGAAGGGATAAACCTTACCCGGGACTACAGCTTCCGCTTCACCACTGCGGCCTTGCGGCCCGCTCCCGTGCCCTTCCCCGACATTCTGCCCGGCTATTGGGCAGCGCAGGAGATCGGCGTGCTGGCCGCGCGGGGCGTGATCGCCGGCTACCCGGACGGCAGCTTTAAACCCGAAAAACCGCTCACCCGGGCGGAGTTAGCGGCGCTGCTGGCAAAGTTCCTGGGGCTTAAAGCCGCCGCACACGGAGACGCCTTCAGCGACGTGCCGCCTGACGCCTGGTACGCCGGGGCGGTTGCGGCTGTCCACCAAAAAGGCCTGATGGTCGGCGCCGGCGGCAGATTCCGGCCCGACGATACCCTCACCCGCGAAGAACTGGCGGCGGTAGCCCTGCGCGCAGCCGGCATCAGCACCCAGGACCTCACCCCCGCCTTCGCCGACGCCCAAAGGATCGCCCCCTGGGCGCGGCAGGCGGTCGCCACCGCAGCGGCGGCGGGGCTAATGTCCGGCGTGGGCGAAAACCGCTTCGCGCCCAAGGCGCCGGTGACACGGGCGCAGGCGGCGGCGATCCTCTACCGCCTCGCCGCGCGGCTCGGCCTTTACACCGAGACGGTCGCCGTTACCGGTAAGCTCACTTGGAGCGCGGTGGAGAAGCCCCACTGGGAGCTGGTGACCGACAAGGAGACCTACGTGCTCCTACCGGACCCAGCTGACCGGCTCACCGCCGGGCTCCTTAAGGCGAACGAAGGTAAGATACTCACGGTGACCGGGTATCTCGAGACCGGTCCGAACATCTATCTGCGGGGGCCGGTCCTGCGGGTGGCGGCGGTCAAACCGGCGGCATAG
- a CDS encoding FmdB family zinc ribbon protein: MPTYDYRCQKCGHVWEARLNQGDTPPQSCPRCGSKELQRLFPAPHVAKSGSRPGGRTCCGREERCTTPPCTTGGGCRKS; the protein is encoded by the coding sequence TTGCCCACCTATGATTACCGGTGCCAAAAGTGCGGGCACGTTTGGGAGGCACGCCTGAACCAAGGAGACACTCCGCCCCAGAGCTGCCCGCGCTGCGGGAGCAAAGAACTCCAAAGGCTTTTCCCTGCGCCCCACGTGGCGAAAAGCGGCAGCCGGCCCGGTGGGCGGACGTGCTGCGGCCGGGAAGAGCGGTGCACCACGCCCCCGTGCACTACCGGGGGCGGCTGCCGGAAGAGCTGA
- a CDS encoding FN3 associated domain-containing protein, protein MPLGSKMSACQRRGVEKGRLISLGARLLRKSIFRGKPGRAFWRGPARAPLFLALLALALVLGPGLCPRAAGAPGENPGVSAGTYASAAAAVYAPIPVAGESLPGAVTRAVYRDAAGGAVRLFFPVGETVYLDVTPAAFPPGMEALAFTVTPAASGTTGISFAVYLDTGGAALPAPVQLGLPAGETGVFLCQGERGWYPVTAVPEGGHLFAPVGSTGTYGVAAAAYLPAPPAGGFTGATLRLESAAGGEVWYTTDGSDPRVSATAVKYAGPVQVGADGALTVRAAAYRDGFWSEAVDFARPGGGNGSVSNRTEAETALAPAKEGRDRPAGGAGFRVLQCAAAEIDPAAGGELELPGVARLYLPPGALPAARPVLVRLFALEPPVELPGAGQLAGPVVWLRCRGLSGPFFNRPAELTFTVGTADAGAVKVCALGGEASAAASLPVTTGEAGGVKVMVTRPGQFAVVQ, encoded by the coding sequence ATGCCCTTGGGAAGCAAAATGTCTGCCTGTCAGCGCCGCGGCGTTGAAAAGGGCCGCCTGATTTCTTTAGGGGCGCGGTTGTTGCGAAAATCCATATTCCGGGGGAAACCGGGGCGGGCGTTCTGGCGCGGACCGGCGCGGGCGCCCTTATTTTTAGCCCTTCTTGCTTTAGCCCTCGTTTTGGGGCCTGGTTTATGCCCCCGCGCTGCCGGCGCGCCCGGCGAGAACCCCGGCGTTTCGGCGGGGACTTACGCTTCTGCTGCTGCGGCGGTCTACGCCCCTATCCCGGTGGCGGGTGAGAGCCTGCCCGGCGCCGTTACCCGGGCCGTTTACCGGGACGCCGCTGGCGGCGCCGTCAGGCTGTTTTTCCCTGTAGGAGAGACGGTTTACCTTGACGTAACCCCGGCGGCCTTCCCGCCGGGAATGGAGGCGCTTGCCTTTACCGTTACCCCGGCAGCTTCCGGCACTACCGGTATTTCTTTCGCCGTCTACCTGGACACCGGCGGGGCGGCGCTGCCGGCGCCGGTGCAATTGGGCCTGCCTGCCGGGGAAACCGGGGTCTTCCTCTGCCAAGGCGAGCGCGGGTGGTACCCGGTAACAGCGGTGCCCGAAGGGGGGCACCTCTTTGCGCCGGTGGGTAGTACCGGCACCTACGGCGTGGCGGCAGCCGCTTACCTGCCGGCGCCGCCGGCGGGGGGATTTACCGGTGCGACTTTACGCCTTGAAAGCGCCGCGGGCGGTGAGGTATGGTACACCACCGACGGGAGCGACCCGCGGGTGAGCGCTACGGCGGTGAAGTATGCGGGGCCGGTTCAGGTTGGGGCCGACGGGGCGTTAACCGTCAGGGCGGCCGCGTACCGGGACGGTTTTTGGAGCGAGGCGGTTGATTTTGCGAGACCGGGCGGCGGGAATGGCAGCGTCTCTAATAGAACCGAAGCAGAGACGGCGCTGGCTCCTGCAAAAGAAGGCAGGGACCGGCCGGCTGGAGGCGCTGGGTTCCGGGTCCTGCAGTGTGCCGCCGCTGAAATCGACCCGGCGGCAGGCGGGGAACTGGAACTCCCCGGCGTGGCGCGGCTCTACCTCCCGCCGGGAGCGCTGCCGGCCGCGCGTCCGGTTTTAGTGCGGCTTTTTGCGCTTGAGCCGCCGGTGGAACTGCCGGGTGCAGGTCAGCTTGCCGGCCCCGTCGTCTGGCTGCGCTGCCGGGGTCTCTCCGGCCCCTTCTTCAACCGGCCGGCAGAGTTGACCTTTACCGTGGGCACGGCCGACGCGGGCGCCGTCAAGGTTTGTGCCTTGGGGGGCGAAGCGAGTGCGGCGGCGTCTTTGCCTGTTACTACCGGCGAGGCGGGAGGAGTAAAGGTCATGGTGACGCGCCCCGGCCAGTTTGCGGTAGTGCAGTAG
- a CDS encoding DUF2325 domain-containing protein: MRILIVGGDRLGNIPERLRALGFKATEHVTGRKKREVGICISKRHAVVLVLTDYVNHQLVAALKREARRQKKRIIFAPRAWSEIAPALQRAMGAGR; the protein is encoded by the coding sequence ATGAGAATCCTGATTGTCGGCGGTGACCGGCTGGGTAATATCCCGGAGCGGCTCCGGGCGCTCGGCTTCAAAGCCACCGAGCACGTTACGGGGCGAAAAAAAAGGGAAGTGGGTATCTGCATCTCTAAGCGGCACGCGGTAGTCCTGGTGCTGACCGATTATGTAAACCACCAGCTCGTGGCGGCGCTAAAGAGAGAGGCGAGGCGGCAAAAGAAACGGATCATTTTCGCGCCCCGGGCGTGGTCGGAAATTGCCCCGGCTCTGCAAAGGGCGATGGGCGCGGGGCGGTAG
- a CDS encoding FeoA family protein — MVPVSQALSELPVGAGGKIVRLEATGSLRQRLLAMGVVPGREVAVTAVAPLGDPIAVQVKGHPLTLRKSEAAKVFVEVK, encoded by the coding sequence ATGGTACCAGTTAGTCAAGCGTTAAGTGAGCTTCCGGTAGGTGCAGGGGGTAAGATAGTGCGGCTAGAGGCTACCGGGAGCCTGCGGCAGCGGCTGCTCGCTATGGGCGTGGTCCCGGGGCGGGAGGTAGCGGTTACCGCGGTGGCGCCCTTAGGTGACCCGATCGCGGTGCAGGTAAAGGGGCATCCCCTGACGCTCCGGAAGAGCGAAGCGGCGAAGGTGTTTGTGGAGGTGAAGTGA
- a CDS encoding radical SAM protein has protein sequence MKYQHIFGPVFSRRLGKSLGVDLVPFKTCTYDCIYCQLGRTTRKTLERQAFFPVAAVLREVEAKLAAGPPPDYITLSGSGEPTLYSEIEAVIAGLKKMTRIPVAVLTNGSLLYQAEVRQALLRADVVLPSLDAGDADLFNYVNRPHPALNFHQMVEGLIRFREEYRGALWLEVFLLGGVTAIESEVRKLAGWIAKIKPDKIQVNTVTRPPAEEFAFAVPENELRRLAAGLGKNAVVIAPHREATVSEKAWPQEDELLNVLARRPVTLEEIAAGLGIHPAEAAKRVQELLATGKIKSQKQAGIIYYLPAGQSH, from the coding sequence ATGAAATACCAGCATATTTTCGGTCCCGTTTTCTCCCGCCGGCTGGGCAAATCGCTCGGCGTGGACCTGGTGCCGTTTAAAACCTGCACCTACGACTGCATCTATTGCCAGCTCGGCCGAACCACCCGCAAAACGCTTGAGCGGCAGGCGTTTTTCCCGGTGGCAGCGGTGCTACGCGAGGTGGAGGCGAAACTCGCCGCCGGACCGCCGCCCGATTACATTACGCTTTCCGGTTCGGGCGAGCCGACGCTCTACAGCGAGATCGAGGCAGTCATCGCCGGACTGAAGAAAATGACCCGGATCCCGGTGGCCGTGCTGACCAACGGCTCACTCCTCTACCAGGCGGAGGTGCGGCAAGCCCTCCTGCGGGCGGATGTGGTGCTGCCGTCCCTCGACGCCGGGGACGCCGACCTTTTTAATTACGTGAACCGGCCCCATCCCGCCCTCAACTTCCACCAGATGGTCGAAGGCCTGATCCGCTTCCGGGAAGAATACCGGGGAGCGCTTTGGCTCGAGGTCTTCCTGCTTGGCGGCGTCACCGCCATCGAAAGCGAGGTCCGCAAGTTGGCCGGGTGGATAGCGAAGATAAAACCGGACAAAATCCAGGTCAACACCGTAACCCGCCCGCCCGCGGAGGAGTTTGCCTTTGCCGTGCCGGAAAACGAATTGCGTCGTCTCGCCGCTGGCCTCGGCAAAAATGCAGTCGTAATTGCGCCGCACCGCGAGGCCACCGTTAGCGAAAAAGCCTGGCCCCAAGAGGACGAGCTCCTGAATGTCCTTGCGCGGCGCCCCGTCACTCTGGAGGAAATCGCCGCCGGGCTGGGGATTCACCCCGCCGAAGCGGCAAAGCGAGTCCAGGAACTTCTCGCTACCGGAAAAATCAAATCCCAAAAGCAGGCTGGCATCATCTATTACCTGCCGGCTGGCCAGTCTCACTAA
- a CDS encoding FeoA family protein, producing the protein MAPLPLRLLLAGEEGIVRAIGGGKELYARLAALGFVPGKKVRVVQNQMCGPLIVSLGAGRVALGRGVAQRILVEKVLG; encoded by the coding sequence GTGGCCCCACTACCGTTGCGGTTGCTGTTGGCCGGGGAGGAGGGGATTGTCCGGGCGATCGGTGGGGGAAAGGAGCTATACGCCCGGCTGGCCGCGCTGGGCTTCGTCCCGGGCAAGAAGGTGCGCGTTGTGCAGAACCAGATGTGCGGGCCGCTGATCGTCTCTTTAGGCGCGGGGCGCGTGGCTCTTGGTCGGGGCGTGGCGCAGCGGATTCTGGTAGAGAAGGTGCTCGGTTGA
- the feoB gene encoding ferrous iron transport protein B gives MAAARTEKAASGVPAGQAAKAKFKEAARVTVALAGNPNVGKSCIFNNLTGARQHVGNWPGVTVEKKEGQMLYAGEAVRVVDLPGVYGLGAFSEDEIIARDYILAGEADVIINIVDATNLERNLYLTVELLEMGANLVVALNLMDEAAGRGLKIDVPKLGALLGVPVVPTVAPKKQGMEELVAAALKRAREGSPQPLAVPYGREVEAELARLETALAAYAAAVAGLPRRWVAVKLLEGDELVRRRFERYPALLKLVEESAARLAALTGEDAAALVAEGRYGFIAGLVRETVSRQKTAAEKLTLSDKIDQVVTHRLLGIPIFLGAMWLLFKFTFALGGPLVGYTEAFFEWLGGRAAAIPNPVLASLVKDGIIGGVGSVLVFIPPIFLLFLGLSFLEDSGYMARAAYVMDRLMHALGLHGKSFIPLLIGFGCNVPAIMATRTLENRRDRLITLLVAPLMSCAARLPVYVLFAGAFFGARQGLVVFSLYLLGIILAVLMGMLFKVTLFKGEQAPFVMELPPYRLPTFKGTLIHMWERGAAFVKKAGTVIFGVVVLVWLLSNVPWGAPVEQSVIARLGHLLAPIYAPCGFGHWEAAVALFFGILAKEAVVGTLGTVYGVEEAGLQAAVQHHFTPLAAYAFMALTLLYIPCVATIGAIRREAGWGWAAFATAYTLALGWLVACLIFQVGRLLGLG, from the coding sequence ATGGCAGCGGCGCGGACGGAAAAAGCGGCGTCGGGTGTGCCGGCGGGACAGGCCGCGAAAGCAAAGTTCAAGGAGGCAGCGCGGGTGACGGTAGCCTTAGCCGGTAACCCGAACGTAGGGAAAAGCTGCATCTTCAACAACCTTACGGGTGCGCGCCAGCACGTGGGCAACTGGCCCGGCGTAACGGTGGAGAAAAAAGAGGGGCAGATGCTTTATGCGGGCGAGGCGGTGCGGGTGGTGGACCTCCCGGGGGTTTACGGGTTAGGTGCCTTCAGCGAAGACGAGATCATCGCCCGCGACTACATCCTCGCGGGGGAGGCCGACGTGATCATCAATATCGTCGACGCCACGAACCTCGAGCGCAACCTCTACCTGACGGTCGAGCTTCTGGAGATGGGGGCAAACCTCGTCGTGGCTCTCAACCTTATGGACGAAGCGGCTGGCCGGGGGCTGAAGATTGACGTGCCGAAGTTAGGCGCGCTTCTGGGGGTGCCGGTGGTGCCGACAGTGGCGCCCAAGAAACAGGGGATGGAGGAATTGGTTGCTGCGGCGCTCAAGCGCGCGCGGGAGGGTTCCCCGCAGCCGCTGGCTGTTCCCTACGGCAGGGAGGTGGAGGCAGAGCTGGCACGGCTGGAAACGGCGCTTGCGGCGTACGCCGCGGCCGTCGCCGGGCTGCCCAGGCGGTGGGTGGCGGTGAAACTTTTGGAAGGGGACGAGTTGGTCCGGCGGCGCTTTGAGCGGTACCCCGCGCTTTTAAAACTGGTCGAGGAGAGCGCCGCGCGCCTGGCGGCGTTGACGGGCGAGGACGCGGCGGCGCTGGTGGCGGAAGGCCGGTACGGGTTCATCGCCGGGCTGGTGCGGGAGACGGTCAGCCGGCAGAAGACGGCGGCCGAGAAGCTTACCCTATCGGACAAGATCGACCAGGTCGTGACCCACCGCCTGCTCGGAATCCCTATTTTCTTGGGGGCGATGTGGCTCCTCTTTAAGTTCACCTTCGCCTTAGGTGGTCCCCTCGTTGGTTATACCGAGGCCTTTTTCGAGTGGCTCGGTGGCCGGGCAGCGGCCATTCCCAACCCGGTCCTGGCCTCGCTGGTGAAAGACGGGATCATCGGGGGCGTGGGTTCGGTCCTGGTTTTTATCCCGCCGATCTTCCTCCTCTTTTTGGGGCTTTCTTTTCTTGAGGATAGCGGCTATATGGCGCGGGCGGCTTACGTGATGGACCGGCTCATGCACGCTTTAGGCCTGCACGGGAAGTCTTTCATCCCGCTTCTAATTGGCTTCGGCTGCAACGTTCCCGCCATCATGGCCACCCGCACGCTCGAGAACCGGCGGGACCGGTTGATCACGCTTCTCGTTGCGCCGCTGATGTCGTGCGCGGCGCGCCTGCCGGTCTACGTCCTCTTCGCCGGGGCGTTTTTTGGCGCGCGGCAGGGGCTGGTGGTTTTCTCCCTCTACCTTTTGGGCATCATCCTGGCGGTCCTGATGGGGATGCTTTTCAAGGTTACCCTCTTTAAAGGGGAGCAGGCACCCTTCGTGATGGAACTGCCGCCTTACCGCTTGCCCACCTTTAAGGGGACGCTCATCCACATGTGGGAGCGGGGGGCCGCCTTCGTTAAAAAGGCCGGGACGGTTATCTTTGGCGTGGTGGTGCTGGTCTGGCTGCTCTCAAACGTCCCGTGGGGCGCGCCCGTAGAGCAAAGTGTCATAGCGCGCCTTGGCCACCTGCTGGCCCCTATCTACGCCCCGTGCGGCTTTGGCCACTGGGAAGCGGCGGTGGCGCTCTTCTTCGGCATCCTGGCGAAGGAGGCCGTAGTGGGGACGCTGGGAACGGTCTACGGGGTTGAGGAGGCTGGTTTGCAAGCCGCCGTCCAGCACCACTTCACCCCGCTTGCGGCCTACGCCTTTATGGCGCTGACGCTCTTATACATCCCCTGCGTGGCGACGATCGGGGCGATCCGAAGGGAGGCCGGCTGGGGTTGGGCGGCCTTCGCCACGGCTTACACCTTAGCTCTCGGGTGGCTGGTGGCCTGCCTGATCTTCCAGGTGGGCCGGCTGTTGGGTCTTGGCTAG
- a CDS encoding HD-GYP domain-containing protein — MLLWWRSDPFHAALECLVAALEARDPYTGGHSQRVAEMVWDLARRAGLSRRECVWLHLAAHLHDIGKIGVPDNILRKPGKLFPHEWAQMQRHPEIGYEILSRSPRLKAVARTVLHHHERWDGKGYPLGLKGEAIPLGVRLIAVCDAIDAMTSARPYRPARTWAECRAELQAVRGLQLDPALVDFALALLPRWERRYGVKGPRVDVVLGQKPVAEVAVKERLSL; from the coding sequence ATGTTGCTGTGGTGGCGAAGCGATCCCTTTCACGCGGCGCTCGAATGCTTGGTTGCGGCGCTGGAGGCGAGGGACCCTTATACGGGGGGTCACTCGCAGCGGGTGGCGGAGATGGTCTGGGATCTGGCCCGCCGCGCGGGCCTCTCCCGCCGGGAGTGCGTTTGGCTTCACCTCGCCGCCCACCTGCACGATATTGGGAAAATCGGTGTGCCGGATAATATCCTGCGTAAACCGGGTAAGCTTTTCCCGCACGAGTGGGCGCAGATGCAGCGGCATCCCGAGATCGGCTATGAAATTTTGAGCCGGTCACCGCGCCTCAAAGCGGTTGCCCGCACCGTGCTTCACCACCACGAGCGGTGGGACGGTAAGGGCTACCCGCTAGGGCTTAAAGGAGAAGCCATTCCTCTGGGCGTGCGGCTCATCGCCGTTTGCGACGCTATCGACGCCATGACCTCTGCCCGGCCCTACCGGCCCGCGCGGACGTGGGCGGAGTGCCGCGCCGAGCTTCAGGCGGTGCGGGGCCTGCAGCTCGATCCAGCCCTGGTGGATTTCGCGCTCGCGCTGTTACCCCGCTGGGAGCGCCGCTACGGGGTAAAAGGGCCGCGGGTTGACGTGGTTCTGGGGCAAAAACCGGTAGCTGAGGTTGCGGTCAAAGAGAGATTATCATTATAA
- a CDS encoding fumarate hydratase, with translation MRTIAAGEITAVVARLCREANVTLGEDVLQVLEAAREREESPRGRDVLDKLLANARLAQEEGMPLCQDTGVAVVFLEVGQDLHIAGDLEAAVHEGVRQGYSEGYLRKSVVRHPLDRVNTGDNTPAVIHYRIVPGDRLKITVAPKGAGSENMSALRMLKPADGVEGVKRFVLDVVEKAGPNACPPLVVGVGIGGTMEKAALLAKEALLRPLGSHSDDPLVAALEAELLEAINRSGIGPLGLGGRVTALAVHVEVYPCHIASLPVAVNLNCHAARHRSAVLPEGIWRLIGSAADREGKNDVSEEKHKYLGEKT, from the coding sequence TTGCGTACGATCGCAGCAGGAGAGATTACCGCAGTGGTGGCGCGTCTCTGCCGGGAGGCAAATGTAACGTTAGGAGAGGATGTGCTGCAGGTACTGGAAGCGGCGCGGGAGCGGGAGGAATCACCGCGGGGGCGGGACGTGCTGGATAAACTTTTGGCCAATGCGCGGCTTGCCCAGGAGGAAGGAATGCCGCTCTGCCAGGATACGGGGGTGGCGGTAGTTTTCCTGGAAGTGGGGCAGGACCTCCATATCGCTGGCGATTTGGAGGCGGCGGTGCACGAAGGTGTACGCCAAGGTTATAGCGAAGGCTACCTCCGGAAGTCGGTGGTTCGCCACCCGCTCGACCGCGTGAACACCGGCGATAACACTCCCGCGGTGATCCACTACCGGATCGTGCCCGGCGACCGGTTGAAGATCACCGTGGCGCCTAAAGGAGCCGGCAGCGAGAATATGAGCGCTTTGCGGATGCTAAAACCGGCCGACGGAGTTGAGGGCGTGAAGCGTTTCGTTCTCGATGTGGTGGAAAAGGCGGGGCCGAATGCCTGCCCGCCCCTGGTCGTTGGCGTGGGCATCGGCGGCACGATGGAAAAGGCGGCGCTGCTGGCGAAGGAGGCGCTGCTGCGGCCTCTTGGCAGCCACAGCGACGATCCCCTGGTAGCGGCGCTTGAAGCGGAGCTCTTAGAGGCAATCAACCGGTCCGGGATCGGGCCGCTGGGACTGGGCGGCCGGGTGACGGCGCTGGCGGTGCACGTTGAAGTATACCCTTGCCATATCGCCAGCCTGCCGGTGGCGGTGAACCTAAACTGTCACGCGGCGCGCCACCGCTCGGCGGTACTTCCGGAAGGTATCTGGCGACTCATCGGCTCGGCGGCAGACCGTGAAGGTAAAAACGATGTTTCCGAGGAGAAGCATAAATACCTGGGCGAAAAGACGTGA